actgattttcaattttgaatattaGGAAATTTGGCAAATTTTTTTTAACCTCTTCCTCCAACATGATTTAACGAACGCCTGCAGAAACAGGTCCAGACGTTTAATCTCATTCTTATTTTTGTCACCAGCTATCAAAGGATGCGATGTTAAACCGTGTAAAGGCTCGATGGCGAAATGTGTAAACAAACCTCGATCTGCTGAGCGTACATGTAATTGTAACCCTGGTTTCAATTACGATGAAAATACAGGATGCGTCGGTGAGTTTTACACCAGTAGTTTGTACAGCGGTTTTGCAGCTATGCGCATTTTCACCATGACAGACGCCACATTGGTCGGCAAACACTACCTCAGATTTTCTTATGTTGTTATCTATGGCAAGCGGGCCTCCAGCACTGATGGACTTACTAACTAATCTGAATTTTGGTGTCTTaattgttgttcttgctggtgacgagtgacacaaggaacctcttgataagaaacagctcctcactgaggatatcttatttTCAGGGTGGCCATATTTTTTTGTCAAAGACATTTTAGAAATCTCATAATATCAATGTAATTTCTGTTCTACAGATATCAATGAATGCGCCCGTAAAGTGAGTCCTTGTCATAGCGTTTATGAAAAGTGTGTCAACAAACCTGGAGGCTATACTTGTGTCGGTAAGTACAGACTTATAAATTATCACGTCCCTGTTCCACACGTGGATATGAGCTTAGTTGAAAGTTAAGAACCAGTTGTAGATGACAATATCAAAACCAACTATTCATAAATTCAtaagattgaaaaatgaactgtCGCGTctttaaatgaatgaattttacttCTGATCTTATAGATTTGTATATAATTGGTTTCAGTCTTATGACTAAGtgagttaaccctttcaatgctGTGTCTAATCGATTCCTGATTGTGCCGGAGATGATTTACTAATAACATCATAACTCCCTGATGCGGTATACTAGCTAAGTCTCACAGATTTGTACGCCGCACAGGGGTTCAGGTCTGTGCCCCTTGGAGATGCCCCTAAATCCATGTATTTGACGTAAAAGTGCCTTGTTTGGCGCAGTAAGTGCCCCTGAAAACCACAAGTTTGTTTAAGCACCCTTTTTGCCGTGATTTGACATATAAAGTGCCATCCCCCATAATAGTGGGAGCCCTTATACAATTCGGAACCTCCTCGAGATAgggccctggatccgcccctgctggGCACTGCGGTGTAAACCCACTGAAAGGGTTTCAATGATAACGATATAAAGTTGCATGTTCTACTAAATCTTCTCTAGACATCAATGAATGCAAAACCAACCCGTGCAACGCAAAATACCAAAAATGCGTCAATAAAGTCCACGGTTACAGTTGCGTCGGTAAGTCGTAGAAATCTACGATTAgttcgaattttttttttttgaatatcgaaaAATTCTTTCGAATTTTGCGGATTCAAATTTTACAGATATTGACGAATGCACCGAGAAGCGGCATAATTGTAATCTGAAGGTCGCGACTTGCGTCAACGAATCTCCCGGTTTCAAATGCGTCGGTAAGTGGCGCGTCGTTGACCTTTAATGCGAAATAGATCTCTAAGAAATCGAGATAtttcgaatttgaatttttctatttgtttTGAAGATATCGACGAATGTAAGAAGAATCCATGTAAATCTTATGAAACTTGTGTCAACAAAAATCCCGGCTACAGTTGTGTCGGTAAGTTTCGCTTGAAATGGTGattttaatcttgaaatttttgggctgattttcaattttgaatattaGATACATTGGGAAATTTGGCTTATTTTTAGCCTCCTACTCCCAAATTTCACTCAAGATTCGAATCAGATTCTATTGcgtttcatgaaaattgaatatatctCTAGCATGTGAACAACTCCCGGCCATACAAATAAGGATATTGAACTTGTTTTAACTGTGAAAACTTAACGAACGCCTGCAGAAACAGGTCCTGACGTTTAATCTCGTTCTTATTTCTAACCAGCTATCAAAGGATGCGATGTTAAACCGTGTAAAGGCTCGATGGTGAAATGTGTAAACAAACCTCGATCTGCTGAGCGTACATGTAATTGTAACCCTGGTTTCAATTACGATGAAAATACAGGATGCGTCGGTGAGTTTTGTTTCTAATGTCTCATTTATCTCTCTCAGACATTTTAGAAATCTCATAATATCAATGTAATTTCTGTTCTACAGATATCAATGAATGCGCCCGTAAACCGAGTCCTTGTCATGGCGTTTATGAAAAGTGTGTCAACAAACCTGGAGGCTATACTTGTGTCGGTAAGTAGACTTAGTGATTATCATGGCCCTGTTCCACACGTGGATAGAGCTCGGTTGAAAGTTGTAGATGACATCAAAAACAGCTATTCATAAATtcataagaatgaaaaatgaactgTCGTGTCTCataatgaacaaattttatttttgatcttATAGATTTGTATATAATTGGTTTCAGTCTTATGACTAAGtgagttaaccctttcaatgctGTGTCTAATCGATTCCTGATTTTGCCGGAGATGATTTACTAATAACATCATAACTCCCTGATGCAGTGTaatagcaaaatctatcacagATTTGTACGCCGCGCAGGGGTTCAGGTCTGTGCCCCTTGGAGATGCCCCTAAATCCATGTATTCGACGTAAAAGTGCCTTGTTTGGCGTAGTAAGTGCCCCTGAAAACCACATGTTTGtttaagtgccctttttgCCGTGATTTGACATATTAAGTGCCCTCCCCCATAATAGCGAGTGCCCTTAAACAATTCAGAACCCCCTCGAGATAGggccctggatccgccactgCCGGGCACTGCGGTGTAAACCCACTGAAAGGGTTTCAATAAAAACGATATAAAGTTGCATGTTCTACTAAATCTTCTCTAGACATCAATGAATGCAGCGCCAACCCGTGCAACGCTAAATACCAAAAATGCGTCAATAAAGTCCACGGTCACAATTGCGTCGGTAAGTCGTCAAAATCTACGATAagttagaattttttttttttttttgaatatcgaaaAATTCTTTCGACTTTCGCGGATTCAAATTTTACAGATATTGACGAATGCACCGAGAACCGACATAATTGTAATCTGAAAGTGGCGACTTGCATCAACGAATCTCCCGGTTTCAAATGCGTCGGTAAGTGGCGCGTCGTTGACCTTTAATGCGAAATAGATCTCTAAGAAATCGAGATAtttcgaatttgaatttgtctaTTTGTTTTGAAGATATCGACGAATGTAAGAAGAATCCATGCAAATCTTATGAAACTTGTGTCAACAAAAATCCTGGCTACAGTTGTGTCGGTAAGTTTCGCTTGAAATGGTGattttaatcttgaaatttttgggctgattttcaattttgaatattaaGTACAGTGGGAAATTTggctaatttttttttttttaacccCTTCCCATCCCCCACATGTTGTTATAAAACTGGGGcctgttttatttcaattgagtaagcccctggggccagttgcacagtcgtgacttaagtccaaaagtggtcttaaatgtaagattggtcttaagttgttagattagctatagaattaagttggtcttagactggtcttaagtctaagccatgactatgcaaccggcccctgggttaaagttaataccagtctataaaaccaggtccTGGGGTTTTCCATAGTCGAAACTATGttttaaaagataaaaacttaaCGAACGCCTGCAGAAACAGGTCCAGACGTTTAATCTCATTCTTATTTTTGTCACCAGCTATCAAAGGATGCGATGTTAAACCGTGTAAAGGCTCGATGGCGAAATGTGTAAACAAACCTCGATCTGCTGAGCGTACATGTAATTGTAACCCTGGTTTCAATTACGATGAAAATACAGGATGCGTCGGTGAGTTTTACACCAGTAGTTTGTACAGGGGTTTTGCAGCTATGTGCATTTTCACCATGACAGACGCCACATTGGTCGGCAAACACAATACCTCAGATTTTCTGATGTTGTTATCTATGACAAGCGGGCCTCCAGCACTGATGGACTAACTAACTAATCTGAATTTTGGTGTCTTaattgttgttcttgctggtgatgagtgacacaaggaacctcttgataagaaacagccctcactgaggatatcttataatttaatcagggaatttgaatttttggtgtcttgttgttcttgctggtgatgacGACAcaagttctttttttttcattgatgaattgaagttgtttctgtttgtttTCGTAAGATGTGGATGAATGTAAAACTCTGAAGGTGCCGTGTAAAGGAATGCCTACATCAACATGTCACAACACGCCCGGATCACACACGTGTAAATGTCCAACTTCGTTTAAATATGACGCCCAGATAGGATGTCTCGGTAAGTGGcgactcagttccacatttgtgtggatttaatttgattctgaatccagttccacagttgtgtgggtttaatttgactctgaacccagttccacagttatgtgaatttaatttcattctggatccagttccacagttgtgtggtttttgggtttaatttgacagttccacagttgtgtgggtttgatttgactccggacccagttccacagttgatcATTATTCGTTCATGATGATAATCTATGTTAACAAATGTTAATTTATGATAAGTTAGAACAGTTTATGttaatttatgaattcagCTACAAAGAAAATCGACATAGCGATCGTCGTCGACGTCACGTCTGCTCCAAACGTCGTCAAAGCCAAGAAATTCGTCGAGAATATCGTGACGTCTGTTTACGTGCATCCGGACTCCGCCCACGTCGCGATCGTGCCGTTTTCATCCGTCGTGTTGCCAGGGTTACCGCTGAAATCGGGAATCGCCCCTAAAACGGTGACGACGTTCGCGAACGGCGTCGCACCCCGGACCGGTCAATCAAACGTCTACGAAGCtttgaaatatctgaaaacCGATACGTTCACAGCAGGAAACGGAGCGCGACCGCAAATACCGCGAGCTGTCTTCCTCATTACAGGTGATTATTAATATTCCGTAATCGGAATTTACTTTCGAAAAACGAAATGTGAAATTTTTGCctggaaaaaaaatgaaatgaaatatttgaaaaccgTAATATATAAAGGAGAGCCAGATCCACATTTCAGAGTTTGAATTTTGACTGAGTTGCGGTTGTTAGAAATAAACCGGTTTCAATTCTGTTGAGTCTAACTTTAAATCGTTTGATCTGTTTAAACCAGTAACACTTCCATATTGAATGTGAGTTGTGGAAATTTTTgtcatttagattttttaaaattttctattcgattttccatcaaattttgtcactgaattttttaaattttcaaaaattttctatttgattttccatgaaattttgtcactgaatttttttaatttttaaaaattttctattcgattttccatgaaattttgtcattgaatttttttaatttttgaaaattttctgtATGATTTCCATGAAATTGTGTCATctaaattttttaatttctttaaatttccattaattttgtaaagaattttcaatttctatagattttcaattaaatgtttttatcgATGTTTTCGTCACTTTCTTTCTTTCCTCTCGGCAGACGGACAGTTGAATCCGAAACTTCGCGACGAAATCATCGTCCAGATCAACATTTTGACGCAACAGAACATACCGATAAACGTCGTTACCACGGATACGACGAACATCGACCAGGACATGATCGACATCATCAACTACCCGGCACTGGCTCCGACCGACCTTGGAACGATCAATGTCAACGAGATCGTCAACAATGTCGTCGTCAACGTCGTCAAAGGTCGGTTTTAAATTATATGCGctcgattttttcaaaaattcgaaaagaaaaaaaaacttgcgAAATTCGGCCCTCGGGCGAATATTGTCCAGTAAAGTTCTCGGTCCTACACCGCAAATATTTCACCCTAAGattcaaatcttaactgaAAAAACTGTTTGAACTGGATCTAAAATCTTGAGCCACAATTCAACAGTCTGTGGCTCAAAATTTTAGATCCAGTCCAAAGAAGTTTacaaacatttgaaatcaggATCAAATTCGACCCAACTAGATTCGAACGATTTCTTATTATTTTCAGTGATTCAATGCGGACCAGGATTTAAATCGGTTAATAACAAATGCCAAGGTTAGTATCTGTTTTAGTAGATGTTTTAGGACTAGCAGAATAAACTTACTTTGGTTGTGTTACCAGAAGCTTACTAATCTTATATGTTCataccagtctaagctcattttggttctataaccaatctgaACTTCAGACtagtctaagttcattttgcttctatagccaatctaacaacttaagaccagttgaagctcattttggttctataatcgatctaacaacttaagaccagtctaagctcattttggttctatagccaatctaacaacttaagaccagtctaaactcattttagttctataaccaatctaacaacttaagaccagtctaaactcattttggttctatagccaatctaacaacttaagaccagtctaaactcattttagttctataaccaatctaacaacttaagaccagtctaagctcattttggttctataatcaaGTATTAAGactaattttgatttaatgaTTGAACTAAATAATTCCACACCGATCCCTTCATGATATCATTGATTACGTATTACACTATACGACCATGTGTTTATTTGTTacagatataaatgaatgtgATCGTCGTCCCAGTGTTTGTTTACAGGCAGGGACGTGCAAGAATACAGTCGGTTCATACGTCTGTCAATGCGCAGCCGATCAAATCTACGATTCTCACGTCGGATGTCAAGGTACGCCACCTTTTGTACATTCAACGTACCTTGGCAGGGTGTGACCACTTCATTGGAAACTTGGGAATAATCGATTGTGTAAAAAGAATCTTACGTTGATTGTCTGTTTTTCTTTTGATTGTAGCTAAGCAACCGATCGATGTTGTTTTCCTCGTCGACGTTTCACCCATGTCGTCCCCGGCAGCGATCACCAAGGCGAGAGAATCCATTGTTACGATGATCAAGAAATTGTACATAAATCCGAGTTTCGCTCGTGTTGCTATAGTTACATTCGCCGACGCTTCTGTTGCGAGTACGTCAAATTCGCAGATTTTCGGATTGTCGCAATTTCTCGGTAACtgaagaaaattatttttcgaaattcaaattttaacgGTCGTTTCTGTTGTTTTTTCAAGCGTTGTCGAGcctgatgacgacgacgaattACGATTCGGTGGCGCTAGCTGTCAATCAAATCACGAGACGTGGCAGTAGCTCCACCCCCATCGCTCAAGTTCTCAAGCACGTGAAGGACGTCATCAAACCGCAATTCCGTTCGAATTCTCATAAAATGGTTTTCTATTTGACCGGACAAGTTTTTACTTCACAACAGAATCAAATGTAAGCATCGTAACAaatcttaattgaattgaattgaatgtagGGTCGTCAATTCTATAGTGAATCTGCTCATTCTCCAGAAATACGCGACTCATCGAAAACTTCAAGCAAACCGAATCCATCACGTTTATCGTAACGAGTATAATGCCTCGTCCGTCTGCCAGTGGTCCGTCGTCGTCTGTTCAACAGGATCCGCTTCCACAACCAAACAGAATCATCATCTACGAAGATACGTCTGCCTCGACGATCTGGGGTATCATGATCTGGGTGATTAGATGTGAGTTTAGAACGGTGTCCAGTTCAACAATAactgacccagttccacagtaactAGACTCATTTCCACAgtaactggacccagttcaacaatAACAACTGGACCTAGTTTCACGGTTCTTGTCTCAGTTCCGCAACAACTGGACGCAGTTCAACAGTTACCagacccaattccacagttctgtaacGTTCCACagtcctggatccagttccaaaaTTCTGTagtgttccacagttctggatacagttccacagttgtgtagcgTTCCACAGTTGCACGGTTCTGGTTGAAGTAACATGCTAACTTTCGTACATTTTTCGTTACCATCGttacaatgatgaattttcttttttccgaTTTCAGCTATCAACTGTAACCGTGGACAATACTTCAACAATGGGCGTTGTCAAGGTTAGTTTATTTTTCGAGAACCAACCCCCGAGATTGTTGCCTCAGATCCACAATAAGaataagtttattttcaaatctttacTCGACACTTCTGTTGAATTAGGTCCCAGTCCATTGAAGCTTTAGGTTCAATCTTTTATAATTTGagatttaatttttctgaaatttcagatataaaCGAATGTCAATATGGAGCTTGTGGAGCAGGAGTTCAGTGCACCAATCGCGCTCCAGGATTTACTTGTTCCTGTCCGTCTGGACAAATTTATTCTCCCGAATCCGGATGTGTCAGTAAGTTGCTATAAACCCGGTTAAATGACAGCGTCCCCGCCGATTAgtgattcctggatatacagggtccccgCAGATTAgtgattcctggatatacagggtccctacagatcggtcattcctggatatacagggtctgCCCttcagatcggtcattcctggatatagacggtccctacagatcagtcattcctggatatacagggtccctacagatcagtcattcctggatatacagggtccctacagatcagtcattcctggatatacagggtccctacagatcagtcattcctggatatacagggtccctacagatcggtcattcctggatatacaggatccctacagatcattgattactggatatacagggtccctacagatcagtcattcctgaatATACAGGGCccctacagatcggtcattcctggatatacagggtccctacagatcggtcattcctggatatacaggatccctacagatcagtgattccaggatatacagggtccccgcagatcggtcattcctggacatacagggtccctacagatcagtgattccaggatatacagggtccccgcagatcggtcattcctggatatacagggtcctacagatcagtgattcctggatatacaggatccctacagatcagtgattcctggatatacagggtccctacagatcagtgattcctggatatacagggtccccgcagatcggtcattcctgggTATAATTTTGAAGGagatcatttcaaattttgatgaagcgtctgcatcactttcatatcctaATTACAATAGACTCTTCTGTTGATCTCAGTAAACCATTAATGCAGTGGTTTTATGAACATAAACTAATACCTATACACTCAGTTTCTAATTCGGTAACTATTCAAAATTACTCCGAATGAGGTACCGGCAGCACacgccagatggcgcaacactCAGTTATTCGTCgcgaaaataaataatgaaaatcaataatcgATTTGTTTGTTGCAGTAAATAAACCGGTGGATATAGCGTTCATGTTGGACGCGTCGTCAGCGGTTACCAGAGAACAATTCCAGAAAGCGGTCAGTTTCGTCGGTCAATCGCTATCGAAGATCAAGATCAGTAACAATGCGGCACGAGTTTTAATCTCTACAATTTACGGGTACGTTTTATCAGACAGAAgacactgaacacatgtgaagtgtggacgatcagtttatgaaagtgagctgataaaatgtctaatatctggtgtttgtagttcattttcaattaaaaatgtcttatgtgaagcactgaacacgtgtgaagtgtggacgatctgtttttgaaagtgcgctgataaaatgtctaatgtctggtgtttgtagttcattttcaattagaaatgtctcaggtgaagcactggacacatgtgaagtgtggacgatcagtttttgaaagtgtgctgataaaatgtctaatatctggtgtttgtagttcattttcaattagaaatgtctcaggtgaagcactgaacacatgtgaagtgtggacgatctgtttttgaaagtgcgctgataaaatgtctaatgtctggtgtttgtagttcattttcaattagaaatgtctcgggtgaagtactgaacacatgtgagaTGTGgaagatcagtttttgaaagtgtgctgataaaatgtctaatatctggtgtttgtagttcattttcaatcaaaaatgtctcaggtgaagcattgaacacatgtgaagtgtggacgatcagtttttgaaagtgtgctgataaaatgtctaatatctggtgtttgtagttcattttcaatcaaaaatgtctcaggtgaagcattgaacacatgtgaagtgtggacgatcagtttttgaaagtgtgctgataaaatgtctaatatctggtgtttgtagttcattttcaatcaaaaatgtctcaggtgaagcactgaacacatgtgaagtgtggacgatcagtttttgaaagtgtgctgataaaatgtctaatatctggtgtttgtagttcattttcaatcaaaaatgtctcaggtgaagcactgaacacatgtgaagctAACATAAAACCATCTTCGTAATTTGTTTATAGAGTGAGTGGTAATCGTCAGAGTCTGACGTTAGCTCAATTGTGGGGTCGACAAGGTGATAACGCGTACGTCGAATCCACTCTAAGTCAACTGAAATACAACGGAGGTCCATCGAAGGGAGTCCTAGCTAAAATCCTCAGTAGCGCTTACACGCTGTTACCAGCAGGTAAATAATGACAACAGTTTCATAGTCTTTTTATAACTAAAATCGAACTACATGTATAGCATACAACTCTGTAAATTGGTTCTgtatttttcaaagatttctatacttttttcttcaatttgtttctgataaAGGAAATCGACCGAAGATCGTAGTCGTTGTCGGAGCTGGAATGTACCCGAATGATGGTTCAGTATTGCAAGGTCTTTACGACGCTATGGGCGTTTTGAACCGGGGTAAGTGTCGGCCGAAATCTGTGAAACTGCCTCCATGAAATAGTCATCGATCTGTAAGCGTGGACCCTTTCAAACACCACAACAATGGGTAGAcctggatgatcagtttttgaaagtgtgctgataagtTGTccatctggggccagttgttcaaaagttggttacagttaaccagtggatagttgacatggtgacaattaaaagtccattgttactatgatatTTATCCAACGGTTATCTTttaccaacctttgagcaactggcccctggtgttTATGGTGTATTTTCAATTAGGAATGTCTCGGGGTGAAATCCTgtggctgcagttgctcaaaagtttgttAGATTTTGTCCAGTGTATGGTTGATATATTGACAGTTAAAAGTTCACAGTTACTGTCGTTTTTATCCACCGCGGTTATCTATAACCAAGTTATGAGCAACTGcaatgtgaagtgtggaccgAGGGTGTGCAGGCTACAGGCTACAAGCTACAGATTAATATCTATATTATTCGATTTCAACTCAATATTTTTACGGTTTTTTTATCACCAGGAATTCGATTTTTCGGAGTCACCTTCGATAAAAGCAAAGCCGCCGAAATGCTCTACTCTCACATTTCATACCGCAATCTCTTTAATCCGTCTGCCGCCGAGGTAACCACCTGGATTTCCGACATCATCATCAGTAAGTGAATTCTAGTTTTTCTCTGCGTGAATTCTTTAAATTTCCATCAAGAATCAGGACCCGGTTCGACAGTATTCGCCGATAAAGTGAAAACCTTGTTTTTCGACCTAGTTCCACTGTGGAACACACTAGTGGACTACCGGTGACTTCGAGGTGAAAAAGTTCATTTTCCTCTTGACaataaatcttaactcacgatCGAGTTGGGTCCAGGTTTTAGTCCGCGATAAGAAGACTTAATCTCATCGtaaatgatgtttatttttaatgtGATGTTTGTAACATTTCCAGACACTCAATGTCCTAACGGTCAGGTTCGAGTTGGAAATAAATGTCAAGGTAGGTAACTAGTAACTAGTTGTGACTATTTCCAGTCGTGATAAAACGATAAAACttgtttaaattgatagatttctCATTACAAATACATTGAATTGTGAACATGATTGATTTCAATCTTTAGAATTATCGTTCTTCGTtgttatacgtatatatatatacgaaagGCTCGTATTCGGTTTCTAATTTTTCTAGGACTGAATGAATGTCAAAAATTTAAACCGTGCGGTGTTTCGTCGCAGAGAGTTTGTACCGATAAACCGATTGGTTTCGCGTGTTCGTGTAAATCAGGCGTCATGGATCCGTTCAAGATTTGTACTTGTAAGTTTCTTTGATTCTTCAATTGAACTATCggttagggatcattcatttattacgtacgcataaaatttgaatttttcaaccccccctccccctctgtacgcaaaatcggccattttatcatatacattaagcattacagtacacaattgcactgacccccccccccctaatgcgtacgtaataaatgaatgaccccttataaggaacagattttctgttgccctgaggttccgctgtatatagaactatcggttatatcggttcaacttagttctatagccaatctaacaacttaagaccggtcttaagacTAAAGACCAcatttggacttaagtcatgactgtgcaactcgCCCCAGATCttacgacttatccaaatgacttagtaaatcgaattagaaatatgtacaaatagagatgacttcagttgaATTATCCAAATGAAGACTTGCACCGTTATTTCAACCCtgtataaaaactaataaatgGTAATAATTTCAGCgtcttcaaacagtaattCAGTCGGTGGTTCCTCGAGTTTCCGTTGCATTTCCGGAATCACCCAGAAAGTTTATAAAGACGGTGATAGGTGGACAGACGTCTGCGTGAACTACAGGTGCGACGCCAGTCAAAGAAAAGCCGTCCTCGAATCATTCCGTAAGTGTT
This sequence is a window from Tubulanus polymorphus chromosome 9, tnTubPoly1.2, whole genome shotgun sequence. Protein-coding genes within it:
- the LOC141910949 gene encoding uncharacterized protein LOC141910949 isoform X2 — encoded protein: MIFGMIDRFYIHANYVRIYVVTFGGNNYLKAISITGQSSIAYLNNLRPVTGTPDLGLVLQYVTTRIFQNTQYVRTDAKNNLFLLTSGVTNLQNVVILNQYINILHSMNIYMPVFYVPGASGVQMSVLNDIAYPTPITTVTTSTTVTQITTIVTTTITYISKTMSCNRGYVYVAQRNRCEDINECASPVKPCLGGTCANTAGSFTCSCAPSLQFVAGAGCVNKKQTDVVIAIDSSVPTDKLNKLKQYAIGFVERQFVDPNVIRVAIVDFSSSVRIQQTLKQTTNLDSTLTKIQQISRRTGTPNLLSLLQTLQNSILKSTNGFRPAAKTLVLILSGGSSVPNQGTTVKTVVNNIKETTGAVIPIITTGPISSGNRPMFDEISWPMRSNDVTTKPVTTTSIITTVTTIVTDVVQTLNCQKGYQAVNGKCVDINECSRNPCNRFQKCVNKNGGYSCDDINECARKPSPCQSVYEKCVNKPGGYTCVDINECNANPCNAKYQKCVNKVHGHNCVDIDECTEKRHNCNLKVATCVNKSPSFECVDINECKENPCQSYETCVNKNPGYSCVAIKGCDVKPCKGSMAKCVNKPRSAERTCNCNPGFNYDENTGCVDIDECKKNPCKSYETCVNKNPGYSCVAIKGCDVKPCKGSMVKCVNKPRSAERTCNCNPGFNYDENTGCVDINECARKPSPCHGVYEKCVNKPGGYTCVDINECSANPCNAKYQKCVNKVHGHNCVDIDECTENRHNCNLKVATCINESPGFKCVDIDECKKNPCKSYETCVNKNPGYSCVAIKGCDVKPCKGSMAKCVNKPRSAERTCNCNPGFNYDENTGCVDVDECKTLKVPCKGMPTSTCHNTPGSHTCKCPTSFKYDAQIGCLATKKIDIAIVVDVTSAPNVVKAKKFVENIVTSVYVHPDSAHVAIVPFSSVVLPGLPLKSGIAPKTVTTFANGVAPRTGQSNVYEALKYLKTDTFTAGNGARPQIPRAVFLITDGQLNPKLRDEIIVQINILTQQNIPINVVTTDTTNIDQDMIDIINYPALAPTDLGTINVNEIVNNVVVNVVKVIQCGPGFKSVNNKCQDINECDRRPSVCLQAGTCKNTVGSYVCQCAADQIYDSHVGCQAKQPIDVVFLVDVSPMSSPAAITKARESIVTMIKKLYINPSFARVAIVTFADASVATLSSLMTTTNYDSVALAVNQITRRGSSSTPIAQVLKHVKDVIKPQFRSNSHKMVFYLTGQVFTSQQNQINTRLIENFKQTESITFIVTSIMPRPSASGPSSSVQQDPLPQPNRIIIYEDTSASTIWGIMIWVIRSINCNRGQYFNNGRCQDINECQYGACGAGVQCTNRAPGFTCSCPSGQIYSPESGCVINKPVDIAFMLDASSAVTREQFQKAVSFVGQSLSKIKISNNAARVLISTIYGVSGNRQSLTLAQLWGRQGDNAYVESTLSQLKYNGGPSKGVLAKILSSAYTLLPAGNRPKIVVVVGAGMYPNDGSVLQGLYDAMGVLNRGIRFFGVTFDKSKAAEMLYSHISYRNLFNPSAAEVTTWISDIIINTQCPNGQVRVGNKCQGLNECQKFKPCGVSSQRVCTDKPIGFACSCKSGVMDPFKICTSSSNSNSVGGSSSFRCISGITQKVYKDGDRWTDVCVNYRCDASQRKAVLESFQCNTGTNAKPVCVANGSTNPRGDQTCTCTATRSGDRISHSLECYYSNNFYASLGR